One Candidatus Niyogibacteria bacterium genomic region harbors:
- the murA gene encoding UDP-N-acetylglucosamine 1-carboxyvinyltransferase has translation MPRALYNMDVAKFIINGGKALKGEVEVSGVKNGALKVFAASFLFDGQVRVKNVPQIEDIFRMKELLASIGVRVANYGKGAFSIEAPENAKTDLDENITKSLRASVVLLGPMLARYGKVSMPHPGGCVIGKRPINFFVEGLKAMGAKTREEGGHYFFEAKKLKSADFAYRTPSVTATETLMMASVLADGKVILRNCAEEPEIESLADFLNNSGAKIKGAGTHTIIIEGLGQKGRLIARDPFEVIPDRIEAGGFLILGALLSSSRAGGLKIKNCKPLHLLSLIAHLEAAGVKIKRGPDWVSVSRPKKLSALDVKTSEYPGFATDLQAPFTVLLTQAEGKSQVFETIFDGRLEYVSELVRMGANITLCDPHRVIILGPTPLSGREMESPDLRAGLAFVIAGLIAKGQTIVHNVYNIDRGYEAIEQKLVSIGADIKRIN, from the coding sequence TAAGGTTTTTGCCGCCTCTTTTCTTTTTGATGGCCAGGTGCGGGTTAAAAATGTTCCGCAAATTGAGGATATTTTCAGAATGAAAGAATTATTGGCTTCAATCGGAGTCAGGGTAGCAAATTACGGCAAAGGAGCTTTTTCTATAGAAGCGCCGGAAAACGCCAAAACAGATTTAGACGAAAATATTACCAAAAGTTTAAGGGCTTCGGTGGTGCTTTTGGGGCCGATGCTCGCCCGTTACGGCAAGGTTTCCATGCCCCACCCCGGAGGATGTGTTATAGGCAAGAGGCCGATAAATTTTTTCGTGGAAGGCCTGAAAGCGATGGGCGCGAAAACGCGCGAAGAAGGCGGACATTATTTTTTTGAAGCCAAAAAACTTAAATCAGCCGATTTTGCTTATCGCACGCCGAGCGTTACCGCGACAGAAACATTGATGATGGCGTCGGTTTTGGCGGACGGCAAAGTAATTTTACGAAATTGCGCCGAGGAGCCGGAAATAGAAAGCCTGGCTGATTTTTTAAATAATTCCGGCGCGAAAATAAAAGGCGCCGGCACTCATACCATTATTATAGAAGGGCTTGGGCAAAAGGGGAGATTGATTGCCCGCGACCCATTTGAAGTTATTCCTGACAGAATTGAGGCCGGGGGTTTTCTTATTCTCGGAGCTCTTTTGTCGAGTTCCCGCGCCGGCGGATTAAAAATTAAAAATTGTAAGCCCCTGCATCTTTTGAGTTTAATAGCCCATCTTGAGGCGGCAGGCGTAAAAATAAAAAGAGGTCCCGACTGGGTTTCTGTTTCAAGGCCCAAAAAATTATCGGCGCTTGATGTCAAAACAAGCGAGTACCCGGGTTTTGCCACGGATTTGCAAGCGCCTTTTACCGTCCTCTTAACTCAAGCCGAAGGGAAAAGCCAAGTCTTTGAAACTATTTTTGACGGCCGTCTGGAATATGTGAGCGAACTTGTCAGAATGGGCGCCAATATAACTTTGTGTGATCCTCACCGGGTCATTATTTTGGGCCCGACCCCTCTTTCAGGACGGGAAATGGAAAGTCCGGATCTAAGGGCAGGGCTCGCTTTTGTTATCGCCGGCCTCATTGCGAAAGGACAGACTATAGTTCACAATGTTTATAATATCGATAGAGGCTATGAGGCCATAGAGCAAAAACTGGTTTCAATCGGCGCGGATATAAAGCGAATTAATTGA